One window of the Oikeobacillus pervagus genome contains the following:
- the lysS gene encoding lysine--tRNA ligase → MSHEELNDQLIVRRDKLQALLANGIDPFGKRFERTHGVKDITSEYEGLTKEDLEEKEVKVTIAGRIMTKRGKGKAGFAHIQDLTGQIQIYVRKDAVGEEQYDLFKTADLGDIVGVSGTVFKTKVGELSVKAKDFQLLTKSLRPLPDKFHGLKDVEQRYRQRYLDLIMNPESKNTFISRSKIIQAMRRYLDDHGYIEVETPMMHSIAGGASARPFITHHNALDMTLYMRIAIELHLKRLIVGGLEKVYEIGRVFRNEGVSTRHNPEFTMIELYEAYADYRDIMNLTENLVAHIAKEVLGSTTIQYGEYTVELEPKWRRLHMVDAIKEYAGVDLWKEMSDEEIRQIAKEHQVEITEHMTYGHIVNEFFEQKVEEKLIQPTFIYGHPVEISPLAKKNEEDPRFTDRFELFIVGREHANAFTELNDPIDQRERFEAQLREREQGNDEAHMMDEDFIEALEYGMPPTGGLGIGVDRLVMLLTNSPSIRDVLLFPLMRHKD, encoded by the coding sequence ATGAGTCATGAAGAATTAAATGACCAATTGATTGTAAGACGGGATAAACTACAAGCATTATTAGCTAATGGAATAGATCCGTTCGGAAAAAGATTTGAACGCACACATGGTGTTAAAGACATTACATCTGAATATGAAGGATTGACAAAAGAGGATCTAGAAGAGAAAGAAGTTAAAGTAACGATTGCAGGTCGTATTATGACGAAACGCGGCAAAGGAAAAGCTGGATTTGCTCATATTCAAGATCTAACTGGACAAATTCAAATCTATGTAAGAAAAGATGCTGTAGGCGAAGAACAATATGATCTTTTTAAAACAGCTGACTTAGGAGATATTGTCGGTGTTAGTGGTACCGTTTTTAAGACAAAAGTCGGGGAATTATCCGTTAAAGCAAAGGACTTCCAATTATTAACGAAGTCTCTTCGCCCTTTACCAGATAAATTTCATGGATTAAAAGATGTAGAGCAACGCTACCGTCAAAGATATTTAGATTTAATCATGAACCCAGAAAGTAAAAACACATTTATTTCTAGAAGTAAGATTATCCAAGCGATGAGACGATATTTAGATGACCATGGCTATATTGAAGTGGAAACACCAATGATGCACTCAATCGCAGGTGGTGCTTCAGCTCGGCCATTTATTACTCATCATAATGCTTTAGATATGACTCTTTATATGAGAATTGCTATTGAATTACATTTGAAGAGATTGATTGTTGGTGGGCTTGAAAAAGTTTATGAGATTGGTCGAGTATTTAGAAATGAAGGGGTTTCAACACGACATAACCCTGAATTTACGATGATTGAGCTTTATGAAGCATATGCTGATTATCGTGATATTATGAATTTAACCGAAAATTTAGTCGCACATATCGCAAAAGAAGTTCTTGGATCGACAACCATCCAATATGGTGAATATACGGTTGAATTAGAACCTAAGTGGAGACGTCTTCACATGGTCGATGCGATCAAAGAATATGCAGGTGTTGACCTTTGGAAGGAAATGTCGGATGAAGAAATTCGACAAATTGCTAAAGAACATCAAGTTGAAATTACAGAACATATGACGTATGGACATATCGTAAATGAATTTTTCGAACAAAAAGTAGAGGAAAAGCTTATTCAGCCAACATTTATTTACGGTCATCCAGTTGAAATATCACCATTAGCTAAGAAAAATGAAGAAGACCCTAGATTCACAGATCGATTTGAATTGTTTATTGTTGGCCGTGAACATGCGAATGCATTTACAGAATTAAATGATCCAATCGATCAACGTGAACGGTTTGAGGCGCAACTCCGTGAAAGGGAACAAGGAAATGACGAAGCACATATGATGGATGAAGATTTCATCGAAGCTTTGGAGTATGGAATGCCCCCAACTGGTGGTTTAGGTATTGGGGTAGACCGTCTTGTTATGTTGCTAACGAATTCACCTTCAATCCGCGATGTTTTATTATTCCCGTTAATGCGACATAAAGATTAA